From the endosymbiont of Bathymodiolus septemdierum str. Myojin knoll genome, one window contains:
- a CDS encoding RidA family protein, with the protein MHKDVISTNNAPQAIGTYSQALAVTGGTTVYLSGQIPLLPETMEMIEGDISAQIHQVFKNLTAVCEAADGRLNDIVKLNIFLTDLSCFPIVNEIMAQYFTQPYPARAAVGIKELPKAAQVEMDAVLVK; encoded by the coding sequence ATGCACAAAGATGTCATTTCAACAAACAACGCACCCCAAGCAATTGGTACTTATTCACAAGCACTGGCAGTAACAGGCGGGACGACGGTTTACCTTTCGGGGCAGATTCCATTATTACCTGAAACAATGGAGATGATTGAGGGCGATATTAGTGCGCAGATTCATCAGGTATTTAAAAATTTGACAGCAGTGTGTGAGGCTGCGGATGGCAGGTTGAATGATATTGTGAAACTGAATATTTTCTTGACCGATTTGAGTTGTTTTCCAATTGTCAATGAGATTATGGCTCAGTATTTCACCCAGCCATATCCTGCCAGAGCGGCAGTTGGCATTAAGGAATTACCGAAAGCTGCACAGGTAGAAATGGATGCTGTTTTGGTAAAATAA
- a CDS encoding HypC/HybG/HupF family hydrogenase formation chaperone produces the protein MCLGIPAQIKEIIDTDNQIAMVDLSGVSREVNIACVLGDTHQASDLVDKWVLVHVGFALSIVDEEEAHKTLKILDEIGELSAAIEDIKQGE, from the coding sequence ATGTGTTTAGGTATTCCAGCGCAAATTAAAGAAATTATAGATACTGACAATCAAATCGCAATGGTTGACCTGTCGGGTGTATCTAGGGAGGTAAACATTGCCTGTGTTTTAGGCGATACCCACCAAGCAAGTGATTTAGTAGATAAATGGGTACTGGTTCATGTTGGCTTTGCTCTGAGCATTGTTGATGAAGAGGAGGCGCATAAAACGCTGAAGATATTAGATGAGATAGGCGAGCTTTCTGCCGCCATAGAAGACATTAAGCAAGGGGAATAA
- the hypD gene encoding hydrogenase formation protein HypD translates to MKYVDEFRDPSQAKKILKEIDILCSQIKLTEDRPIQIMEVCGGHTHSIFRYGLNQLLPEKLEFVHGPGCPVCVLPRSVVDNCIRIAKHDDVIFTTFGDAMRVPGSKQSLLDLKAEGADIRMVYSPLDALTIAQENPDKRVVFFGLGFETTMPSTALSIMQAKKQGINNFYLFCNHITIIPTIKAVLDSPGMRIDGFLGPGHVSLIIGTNPYDFIADDYHKPLVAAGFEPLDILQSVWMILKQLKNGEAKIENQYQRLVHKDGNASALAPIQEVFELRDFFEWRGLGSINHSGIKINDNYADFDAEVEFKLKEVTVTDPDICQCGEVLKGILKPWECKVFGKECTPETPLGALMVSTEGACSAQYSYGQNIDLINTK, encoded by the coding sequence ATGAAATATGTTGATGAATTTAGAGACCCTAGTCAAGCAAAAAAAATTCTTAAAGAGATAGATATCCTCTGCTCTCAAATTAAACTTACAGAAGATAGACCGATTCAAATTATGGAAGTCTGTGGCGGACACACACATTCTATTTTTCGTTATGGACTGAATCAATTACTACCTGAAAAATTAGAGTTTGTTCATGGACCAGGGTGTCCTGTTTGCGTTTTACCTCGTTCTGTGGTTGACAATTGTATTCGTATTGCTAAGCATGACGATGTAATCTTTACTACTTTTGGTGATGCGATGCGGGTGCCAGGAAGTAAGCAAAGTTTGCTTGATTTAAAGGCAGAAGGTGCTGATATCCGTATGGTATATTCGCCGTTAGACGCGCTTACTATTGCGCAAGAAAATCCTGATAAACGCGTGGTGTTTTTTGGTTTAGGTTTTGAAACAACCATGCCGTCAACTGCACTATCTATTATGCAGGCCAAGAAACAAGGTATTAATAATTTTTATTTATTCTGTAACCATATCACCATCATTCCAACCATTAAGGCGGTTTTGGACTCACCAGGTATGCGTATTGACGGGTTTTTAGGCCCAGGACATGTGAGTTTAATCATTGGCACCAATCCATATGATTTTATTGCTGATGATTATCATAAGCCTCTAGTAGCTGCTGGATTTGAGCCGTTGGATATTTTGCAATCGGTATGGATGATTCTCAAACAACTTAAAAATGGCGAGGCAAAAATTGAAAATCAATACCAAAGATTGGTGCATAAAGATGGTAATGCCAGTGCTTTAGCGCCCATTCAAGAGGTATTTGAGTTGAGAGATTTTTTTGAATGGCGCGGGCTAGGTTCAATTAACCACTCTGGGATTAAAATCAACGACAATTATGCTGACTTTGATGCAGAGGTGGAGTTTAAACTCAAAGAAGTGACCGTAACTGACCCTGATATTTGTCAATGTGGCGAAGTATTAAAAGGCATATTAAAACCGTGGGAGTGCAAGGTGTTTGGTAAAGAGTGCACGCCAGAAACACCACTTGGTGCTCTCATGGTTTCAACAGAGGGTGCCTGCTCTGCCCAATATTCTTATGGGCAAAACATTGATCTAATTAACACAAAATAA
- a CDS encoding sigma-54-dependent transcriptional regulator, whose amino-acid sequence MDGDKSYQKFYATILNADFKCYFADTAHDAWELLYEYAIEVIIVDENIEKTKGIDFLTQVQKKYPETVRLMIADFQDIKMCMHGNSAGIYQFLYKPFQADNLRLIVGNAAKIFSFQDKGKILPLVFKHDSPKTTTCAIITKKNKQKKYSFDQLVRSDQSPLNNLCDDVKQFSSYDIPVLIYGESGSGKELFARAIHYYSTREEKPLIIENCAAIPDDLLESELFGHVKGAFTGAYSDKKGLLEQAKGGTVFLDEIGDISPAFQVKLLRALQEGVIRKLGGNNYIPIDIRIVAATNKDLKKEIKAGNFREDLFYRLAGVEFKIPPLRERQADILPICMSIIEQGNLLFDKEVTTIDEDASQALENYTWPGNVRELQNEIQKAMILTKTSVITFESLSTKLKEKC is encoded by the coding sequence GTGGATGGGGATAAATCCTATCAGAAGTTCTATGCAACTATACTCAATGCTGATTTTAAGTGTTACTTTGCTGATACTGCTCATGATGCTTGGGAACTATTATACGAATACGCTATTGAAGTCATTATTGTAGATGAAAACATAGAAAAGACCAAAGGTATAGATTTTTTAACACAAGTTCAAAAAAAATACCCTGAAACTGTGCGCTTAATGATTGCAGATTTTCAAGACATAAAAATGTGTATGCATGGCAATAGTGCTGGAATTTACCAATTTCTTTACAAACCTTTTCAAGCCGATAATTTAAGGCTGATTGTTGGTAATGCTGCCAAAATTTTTTCTTTTCAAGATAAAGGTAAAATATTGCCGCTGGTGTTTAAGCATGATTCACCGAAAACCACAACTTGCGCCATTATCACTAAGAAAAATAAACAAAAAAAATATTCTTTTGATCAGTTAGTGCGTTCTGATCAGAGTCCTTTAAACAATTTATGTGATGATGTTAAGCAATTTTCTAGCTATGATATTCCTGTTTTAATTTACGGTGAATCTGGCTCTGGGAAAGAGTTGTTTGCAAGAGCTATTCATTATTATAGCACTAGAGAAGAAAAACCTTTGATTATAGAAAACTGCGCCGCCATACCAGATGATTTATTGGAAAGTGAATTGTTTGGACATGTTAAAGGTGCCTTTACTGGTGCTTATAGCGATAAAAAAGGACTGCTTGAACAAGCCAAAGGAGGGACAGTTTTTCTTGACGAAATAGGTGATATATCGCCAGCCTTTCAGGTGAAATTACTGCGTGCTTTGCAAGAAGGTGTGATTCGTAAACTGGGTGGAAATAATTATATACCCATTGATATAAGAATCGTTGCGGCGACTAATAAAGACTTAAAGAAAGAAATAAAAGCGGGCAACTTTAGAGAGGATTTGTTTTACAGATTGGCAGGTGTAGAATTCAAAATTCCGCCTTTAAGAGAGAGGCAAGCAGATATTTTGCCGATTTGTATGAGCATCATTGAACAAGGCAACTTGTTGTTTGATAAAGAAGTTACAACAATTGACGAGGATGCAAGTCAAGCACTTGAAAATTACACCTGGCCTGGCAATGTTAGAGAATTGCAAAATGAAATTCAAAAAGCCATGATTTTAACCAAAACCAGTGTGATTACCTTTGAGAGTCTGTCAACTAAATTAAAGGAGAAATGCTAA
- the hypE gene encoding hydrogenase expression/formation protein HypE: protein MNKKYQNKKITMAHGSGGKASSDLIKDIFVDTFNNDYLSTMEDQARFDMPEGRLALTTDSYVVSPIFFKGGDIGKLAVTGTVNDLAMSGAKPLYLTCGLILEEGLPIETLDKIIKSMQKTAQEAGVKIVCGDTKVVEKGSADKIFINTAGVGVIPDGVEIHSSGARIGDKIIVNGFIGDHGATIMQSRAELAISADIDSDCQVLNHLVEKMLNVSNGINAMRDATRGGVATILNEIANDSKVCITLKEDNLPVRVPTRGVCEILGLDPLYLANEGTLICVVSAEEADLVLRAMQQTEEGKDACIIGEVVDGPKGVVALETLFGGTKIIDKLVGDQLPRIC from the coding sequence ATGAATAAAAAATATCAGAATAAAAAAATCACCATGGCACATGGTAGTGGTGGCAAGGCGAGTAGTGATTTAATTAAAGACATCTTCGTTGATACTTTTAATAATGATTATCTATCAACTATGGAGGATCAGGCAAGGTTTGATATGCCAGAGGGTCGTCTTGCACTAACTACAGATAGTTATGTGGTTAGTCCAATATTTTTTAAAGGCGGTGATATCGGTAAATTAGCAGTTACTGGAACAGTTAATGACTTGGCAATGAGTGGTGCAAAGCCACTGTATCTAACGTGTGGCTTGATTTTAGAAGAAGGTCTGCCGATTGAGACACTGGATAAGATTATTAAGTCCATGCAAAAAACCGCACAAGAGGCCGGCGTTAAAATAGTATGTGGCGATACTAAAGTGGTAGAAAAAGGCAGTGCCGATAAAATATTTATTAATACAGCTGGTGTGGGCGTCATCCCAGATGGTGTTGAGATTCACTCAAGTGGTGCGCGCATTGGGGACAAAATTATTGTAAATGGCTTCATCGGCGACCATGGTGCAACCATTATGCAATCTAGGGCAGAACTTGCCATATCGGCCGATATTGATAGTGACTGCCAGGTGCTTAACCATTTGGTGGAAAAAATGCTGAATGTTTCTAACGGTATTAACGCAATGCGTGATGCCACCCGTGGTGGCGTAGCTACAATACTGAATGAAATTGCCAATGATTCCAAGGTATGTATTACTTTGAAAGAAGATAACTTGCCCGTCAGGGTGCCTACACGCGGCGTCTGTGAAATTCTTGGGCTAGACCCACTTTACCTTGCTAATGAAGGTACTTTGATTTGTGTAGTGTCGGCAGAAGAAGCCGATTTGGTGCTCAGAGCAATGCAACAAACCGAAGAAGGTAAAGATGCCTGTATTATTGGTGAAGTGGTAGACGGTCCAAAAGGTGTTGTTGCATTAGAAACTTTGTTTGGCGGCACTAAAATTATTGACAAACTTGTAGGGGATCAATTACCAAGAATTTGTTAG